In Fundulus heteroclitus isolate FHET01 chromosome 18, MU-UCD_Fhet_4.1, whole genome shotgun sequence, a single genomic region encodes these proteins:
- the sh3bgr gene encoding SH3 domain-binding glutamic acid-rich protein isoform X1 encodes MVIKVFLASSSGSTAIKKKQQDVVAFLEALKVEYAELDIACNEQNRMWMRENVPEEKKPANGIPLPPQIFNEESYCGDYDTFFDAKEDNAVFTFLGLPPPPGSKKHNGDAQGEEEEGQAGDEEEGEGGEADDEAAEVETSRGEHLAEEEEEEKEAEEETDEVTEELQCYSNCHITQVPPPHQCSTSITLERLNLTLSCAFLSFRECPTLTSSSTSHLPTIVLPLYITSSFGVSLH; translated from the exons ATGGTCATTAAAGTTTTCCTCGCCTCTTCCTCTGGGTCAACAGCG ATAAAGAAGAAGCAGCAAGATGTGGTCGCCTTCCTGGAGGCTCTGAAAGTGGAGTACGCTGAGCTGGACATCGCCTGCAACGAGCAGAACCGCATGTGGATGAGGGAAAACGTCCCCGAAGAGAAGAAGCCCGCCAACGGCATCCCACTCCCTCCGCAGATTTTCAACGAGGAGAGCTACTGTGGG GATTATGACACATTCTTCGATGCCAAGGAGGACAACGCGGTGTTTACCTTCCTTGGGTTGCCCCCTCCTCCTGGCTCAAAG AAGCATAATGGGGATGcgcaaggagaggaggaggaggggcaggCAGGGGACGAGGAGGAAGGAGAGGGTGGAGAAGCAGACGATGAAGCCGCCGAAGTAGAAACATCACGGGGAGAGCAcctggcagaggaggaggaggaggagaaggaggcagaggaagaaACAGACGAGGTCACAGAAGAATTACAGTGTTACAGTAATTGCCACATAACTCAAGTCCCGCCCCCTCATCAGTGTTCCACCTCCATAACCCTGGAGCGTTTGAATCTCACTCTCTCCTGCGCCTTCTTGTCATTCAGAGAATGCCCGACTTTAACTTCTTCTTCTACTTCTCATTTACCTACCATCGTCCTCCCACTTTACATCACCTCATCCTTTGGTGTCTCCCTCCACTAA
- the sh3bgr gene encoding SH3 domain-binding glutamic acid-rich protein isoform X12: MVIKVFLASSSGSTAIKKKQQDVVAFLEALKVEYAELDIACNEQNRMWMRENVPEEKKPANGIPLPPQIFNEESYCGDYDTFFDAKEDNAVFTFLGLPPPPGSKEAQEEEDEEHDQDEQAEEEAE; the protein is encoded by the exons ATGGTCATTAAAGTTTTCCTCGCCTCTTCCTCTGGGTCAACAGCG ATAAAGAAGAAGCAGCAAGATGTGGTCGCCTTCCTGGAGGCTCTGAAAGTGGAGTACGCTGAGCTGGACATCGCCTGCAACGAGCAGAACCGCATGTGGATGAGGGAAAACGTCCCCGAAGAGAAGAAGCCCGCCAACGGCATCCCACTCCCTCCGCAGATTTTCAACGAGGAGAGCTACTGTGGG GATTATGACACATTCTTCGATGCCAAGGAGGACAACGCGGTGTTTACCTTCCTTGGGTTGCCCCCTCCTCCTGGCTCAAAG GAGGCACAGGAagaagaggatgaagagcat GACCAAGACGAACAA gctgaagaggaggctGAGTAA
- the sh3bgr gene encoding SH3 domain-binding glutamic acid-rich protein isoform X11 has protein sequence MVIKVFLASSSGSTAIKKKQQDVVAFLEALKVEYAELDIACNEQNRMWMRENVPEEKKPANGIPLPPQIFNEESYCGDYDTFFDAKEDNAVFTFLGLPPPPGSKEAQEEEDEEHEEEELQELEAEEEAE, from the exons ATGGTCATTAAAGTTTTCCTCGCCTCTTCCTCTGGGTCAACAGCG ATAAAGAAGAAGCAGCAAGATGTGGTCGCCTTCCTGGAGGCTCTGAAAGTGGAGTACGCTGAGCTGGACATCGCCTGCAACGAGCAGAACCGCATGTGGATGAGGGAAAACGTCCCCGAAGAGAAGAAGCCCGCCAACGGCATCCCACTCCCTCCGCAGATTTTCAACGAGGAGAGCTACTGTGGG GATTATGACACATTCTTCGATGCCAAGGAGGACAACGCGGTGTTTACCTTCCTTGGGTTGCCCCCTCCTCCTGGCTCAAAG GAGGCACAGGAagaagaggatgaagagcat GAAGAAGAAGAGCTACAAGAGCTTGAG gctgaagaggaggctGAGTAA
- the sh3bgr gene encoding SH3 domain-binding glutamic acid-rich protein isoform X8 yields the protein MVIKVFLASSSGSTAIKKKQQDVVAFLEALKVEYAELDIACNEQNRMWMRENVPEEKKPANGIPLPPQIFNEESYCGDYDTFFDAKEDNAVFTFLGLPPPPGSKEAQEEEDEEHDQDEQEEEEGESQEAEEEAE from the exons ATGGTCATTAAAGTTTTCCTCGCCTCTTCCTCTGGGTCAACAGCG ATAAAGAAGAAGCAGCAAGATGTGGTCGCCTTCCTGGAGGCTCTGAAAGTGGAGTACGCTGAGCTGGACATCGCCTGCAACGAGCAGAACCGCATGTGGATGAGGGAAAACGTCCCCGAAGAGAAGAAGCCCGCCAACGGCATCCCACTCCCTCCGCAGATTTTCAACGAGGAGAGCTACTGTGGG GATTATGACACATTCTTCGATGCCAAGGAGGACAACGCGGTGTTTACCTTCCTTGGGTTGCCCCCTCCTCCTGGCTCAAAG GAGGCACAGGAagaagaggatgaagagcat GACCAAGACGAACAA gaagaagaagagggagAGTCCCAAGAG gctgaagaggaggctGAGTAA
- the sh3bgr gene encoding SH3 domain-binding glutamic acid-rich protein isoform X9, which produces MVIKVFLASSSGSTAIKKKQQDVVAFLEALKVEYAELDIACNEQNRMWMRENVPEEKKPANGIPLPPQIFNEESYCGDYDTFFDAKEDNAVFTFLGLPPPPGSKEAQEEEDEEHEEEELQELEDQDEQAEEEAE; this is translated from the exons ATGGTCATTAAAGTTTTCCTCGCCTCTTCCTCTGGGTCAACAGCG ATAAAGAAGAAGCAGCAAGATGTGGTCGCCTTCCTGGAGGCTCTGAAAGTGGAGTACGCTGAGCTGGACATCGCCTGCAACGAGCAGAACCGCATGTGGATGAGGGAAAACGTCCCCGAAGAGAAGAAGCCCGCCAACGGCATCCCACTCCCTCCGCAGATTTTCAACGAGGAGAGCTACTGTGGG GATTATGACACATTCTTCGATGCCAAGGAGGACAACGCGGTGTTTACCTTCCTTGGGTTGCCCCCTCCTCCTGGCTCAAAG GAGGCACAGGAagaagaggatgaagagcat GAAGAAGAAGAGCTACAAGAGCTTGAG GACCAAGACGAACAA gctgaagaggaggctGAGTAA
- the sh3bgr gene encoding SH3 domain-binding glutamic acid-rich protein isoform X4 — MVIKVFLASSSGSTAIKKKQQDVVAFLEALKVEYAELDIACNEQNRMWMRENVPEEKKPANGIPLPPQIFNEESYCGDYDTFFDAKEDNAVFTFLGLPPPPGSKEAQEEEDEEHEEEELQELEDQDEQEEEEGESQEAEEEAE, encoded by the exons ATGGTCATTAAAGTTTTCCTCGCCTCTTCCTCTGGGTCAACAGCG ATAAAGAAGAAGCAGCAAGATGTGGTCGCCTTCCTGGAGGCTCTGAAAGTGGAGTACGCTGAGCTGGACATCGCCTGCAACGAGCAGAACCGCATGTGGATGAGGGAAAACGTCCCCGAAGAGAAGAAGCCCGCCAACGGCATCCCACTCCCTCCGCAGATTTTCAACGAGGAGAGCTACTGTGGG GATTATGACACATTCTTCGATGCCAAGGAGGACAACGCGGTGTTTACCTTCCTTGGGTTGCCCCCTCCTCCTGGCTCAAAG GAGGCACAGGAagaagaggatgaagagcat GAAGAAGAAGAGCTACAAGAGCTTGAG GACCAAGACGAACAA gaagaagaagagggagAGTCCCAAGAG gctgaagaggaggctGAGTAA
- the sh3bgr gene encoding SH3 domain-binding glutamic acid-rich protein isoform X6 produces the protein MVIKVFLASSSGSTAIKKKQQDVVAFLEALKVEYAELDIACNEQNRMWMRENVPEEKKPANGIPLPPQIFNEESYCGDYDTFFDAKEDNAVFTFLGLPPPPGSKEAQEEEDEEHEEEELQELEEEEEGESQEAEEEAE, from the exons ATGGTCATTAAAGTTTTCCTCGCCTCTTCCTCTGGGTCAACAGCG ATAAAGAAGAAGCAGCAAGATGTGGTCGCCTTCCTGGAGGCTCTGAAAGTGGAGTACGCTGAGCTGGACATCGCCTGCAACGAGCAGAACCGCATGTGGATGAGGGAAAACGTCCCCGAAGAGAAGAAGCCCGCCAACGGCATCCCACTCCCTCCGCAGATTTTCAACGAGGAGAGCTACTGTGGG GATTATGACACATTCTTCGATGCCAAGGAGGACAACGCGGTGTTTACCTTCCTTGGGTTGCCCCCTCCTCCTGGCTCAAAG GAGGCACAGGAagaagaggatgaagagcat GAAGAAGAAGAGCTACAAGAGCTTGAG gaagaagaagagggagAGTCCCAAGAG gctgaagaggaggctGAGTAA
- the sh3bgr gene encoding SH3 domain-binding glutamic acid-rich protein isoform X2 has product MVIKVFLASSSGSTAIKKKQQDVVAFLEALKVEYAELDIACNEQNRMWMRENVPEEKKPANGIPLPPQIFNEESYCGDYDTFFDAKEDNAVFTFLGLPPPPGSKEAQEEEDEEHEEEDLHSEEEEELQELEDQDEQEEEEGESQEAEEEAE; this is encoded by the exons ATGGTCATTAAAGTTTTCCTCGCCTCTTCCTCTGGGTCAACAGCG ATAAAGAAGAAGCAGCAAGATGTGGTCGCCTTCCTGGAGGCTCTGAAAGTGGAGTACGCTGAGCTGGACATCGCCTGCAACGAGCAGAACCGCATGTGGATGAGGGAAAACGTCCCCGAAGAGAAGAAGCCCGCCAACGGCATCCCACTCCCTCCGCAGATTTTCAACGAGGAGAGCTACTGTGGG GATTATGACACATTCTTCGATGCCAAGGAGGACAACGCGGTGTTTACCTTCCTTGGGTTGCCCCCTCCTCCTGGCTCAAAG GAGGCACAGGAagaagaggatgaagagcat GAGGAAGAGGATTTGCACTCAGAG GAAGAAGAAGAGCTACAAGAGCTTGAG GACCAAGACGAACAA gaagaagaagagggagAGTCCCAAGAG gctgaagaggaggctGAGTAA
- the sh3bgr gene encoding SH3 domain-binding glutamic acid-rich protein isoform X5: MVIKVFLASSSGSTAIKKKQQDVVAFLEALKVEYAELDIACNEQNRMWMRENVPEEKKPANGIPLPPQIFNEESYCGDYDTFFDAKEDNAVFTFLGLPPPPGSKEAQEEEDEEHEEEDLHSEEEEELQELEDQDEQAEEEAE, from the exons ATGGTCATTAAAGTTTTCCTCGCCTCTTCCTCTGGGTCAACAGCG ATAAAGAAGAAGCAGCAAGATGTGGTCGCCTTCCTGGAGGCTCTGAAAGTGGAGTACGCTGAGCTGGACATCGCCTGCAACGAGCAGAACCGCATGTGGATGAGGGAAAACGTCCCCGAAGAGAAGAAGCCCGCCAACGGCATCCCACTCCCTCCGCAGATTTTCAACGAGGAGAGCTACTGTGGG GATTATGACACATTCTTCGATGCCAAGGAGGACAACGCGGTGTTTACCTTCCTTGGGTTGCCCCCTCCTCCTGGCTCAAAG GAGGCACAGGAagaagaggatgaagagcat GAGGAAGAGGATTTGCACTCAGAG GAAGAAGAAGAGCTACAAGAGCTTGAG GACCAAGACGAACAA gctgaagaggaggctGAGTAA
- the sh3bgr gene encoding SH3 domain-binding glutamic acid-rich protein isoform X3 — protein sequence MVIKVFLASSSGSTAIKKKQQDVVAFLEALKVEYAELDIACNEQNRMWMRENVPEEKKPANGIPLPPQIFNEESYCGDYDTFFDAKEDNAVFTFLGLPPPPGSKEAQEEEDEEHEEEDLHSEEEEELQELEEEEEGESQEAEEEAE from the exons ATGGTCATTAAAGTTTTCCTCGCCTCTTCCTCTGGGTCAACAGCG ATAAAGAAGAAGCAGCAAGATGTGGTCGCCTTCCTGGAGGCTCTGAAAGTGGAGTACGCTGAGCTGGACATCGCCTGCAACGAGCAGAACCGCATGTGGATGAGGGAAAACGTCCCCGAAGAGAAGAAGCCCGCCAACGGCATCCCACTCCCTCCGCAGATTTTCAACGAGGAGAGCTACTGTGGG GATTATGACACATTCTTCGATGCCAAGGAGGACAACGCGGTGTTTACCTTCCTTGGGTTGCCCCCTCCTCCTGGCTCAAAG GAGGCACAGGAagaagaggatgaagagcat GAGGAAGAGGATTTGCACTCAGAG GAAGAAGAAGAGCTACAAGAGCTTGAG gaagaagaagagggagAGTCCCAAGAG gctgaagaggaggctGAGTAA
- the sh3bgr gene encoding SH3 domain-binding glutamic acid-rich protein isoform X13, with protein sequence MVIKVFLASSSGSTAIKKKQQDVVAFLEALKVEYAELDIACNEQNRMWMRENVPEEKKPANGIPLPPQIFNEESYCGDYDTFFDAKEDNAVFTFLGLPPPPGSKEAQEEEDEEHAEEEAE encoded by the exons ATGGTCATTAAAGTTTTCCTCGCCTCTTCCTCTGGGTCAACAGCG ATAAAGAAGAAGCAGCAAGATGTGGTCGCCTTCCTGGAGGCTCTGAAAGTGGAGTACGCTGAGCTGGACATCGCCTGCAACGAGCAGAACCGCATGTGGATGAGGGAAAACGTCCCCGAAGAGAAGAAGCCCGCCAACGGCATCCCACTCCCTCCGCAGATTTTCAACGAGGAGAGCTACTGTGGG GATTATGACACATTCTTCGATGCCAAGGAGGACAACGCGGTGTTTACCTTCCTTGGGTTGCCCCCTCCTCCTGGCTCAAAG GAGGCACAGGAagaagaggatgaagagcat gctgaagaggaggctGAGTAA
- the sh3bgr gene encoding SH3 domain-binding glutamic acid-rich protein isoform X10, whose amino-acid sequence MVIKVFLASSSGSTAIKKKQQDVVAFLEALKVEYAELDIACNEQNRMWMRENVPEEKKPANGIPLPPQIFNEESYCGDYDTFFDAKEDNAVFTFLGLPPPPGSKEAQEEEDEEHEEEEGESQEAEEEAE is encoded by the exons ATGGTCATTAAAGTTTTCCTCGCCTCTTCCTCTGGGTCAACAGCG ATAAAGAAGAAGCAGCAAGATGTGGTCGCCTTCCTGGAGGCTCTGAAAGTGGAGTACGCTGAGCTGGACATCGCCTGCAACGAGCAGAACCGCATGTGGATGAGGGAAAACGTCCCCGAAGAGAAGAAGCCCGCCAACGGCATCCCACTCCCTCCGCAGATTTTCAACGAGGAGAGCTACTGTGGG GATTATGACACATTCTTCGATGCCAAGGAGGACAACGCGGTGTTTACCTTCCTTGGGTTGCCCCCTCCTCCTGGCTCAAAG GAGGCACAGGAagaagaggatgaagagcat gaagaagaagagggagAGTCCCAAGAG gctgaagaggaggctGAGTAA
- the sh3bgr gene encoding SH3 domain-binding glutamic acid-rich protein isoform X15, translating into MVIKVFLASSSGSTAIKKKQQDVVAFLEALKVEYAELDIACNEQNRMWMRENVPEEKKPANGIPLPPQIFNEESYCGDYDTFFDAKEDNAVFTFLGLPPPPGSKEALQAEKEHIVQNGTHAEDHPDDSAKHNGDAQGEEEEGQAGDEEEGEGGEADDEAAEVETSRGEHLAEEEEEEKEAEEETDEEAQEEEDEEHEEEDLHSEEEEELQELEDQDEQEEEEGESQEAEEEAE; encoded by the exons ATGGTCATTAAAGTTTTCCTCGCCTCTTCCTCTGGGTCAACAGCG ATAAAGAAGAAGCAGCAAGATGTGGTCGCCTTCCTGGAGGCTCTGAAAGTGGAGTACGCTGAGCTGGACATCGCCTGCAACGAGCAGAACCGCATGTGGATGAGGGAAAACGTCCCCGAAGAGAAGAAGCCCGCCAACGGCATCCCACTCCCTCCGCAGATTTTCAACGAGGAGAGCTACTGTGGG GATTATGACACATTCTTCGATGCCAAGGAGGACAACGCGGTGTTTACCTTCCTTGGGTTGCCCCCTCCTCCTGGCTCAAAG GAAGCATTGCAGGCTGAGAAGGAGCACATTGTGCAGAACGGGACCCATGCAGAGGACCACCCTGACGACTCAGCA AAGCATAATGGGGATGcgcaaggagaggaggaggaggggcaggCAGGGGACGAGGAGGAAGGAGAGGGTGGAGAAGCAGACGATGAAGCCGCCGAAGTAGAAACATCACGGGGAGAGCAcctggcagaggaggaggaggaggagaaggaggcagaggaagaaACAGACGAG GAGGCACAGGAagaagaggatgaagagcat GAGGAAGAGGATTTGCACTCAGAG GAAGAAGAAGAGCTACAAGAGCTTGAG GACCAAGACGAACAA gaagaagaagagggagAGTCCCAAGAG gctgaagaggaggctGAGTAA
- the sh3bgr gene encoding SH3 domain-binding glutamic acid-rich protein isoform X14 codes for MVIKVFLASSSGSTAIKKKQQDVVAFLEALKVEYAELDIACNEQNRMWMRENVPEEKKPANGIPLPPQIFNEESYCGDYDTFFDAKEDNAVFTFLGLPPPPGSKEALQAEKEHIVQNGTHAEDHPDDSAKHNGDAQGEEEEGQAGDEEEGEGGEADDEAAEVETSRGEHLAEEEEEEKEAEEETDEVTEELQCYSNCHITQVPPPHQCSTSITLERLNLTLSCAFLSFRECPTLTSSSTSHLPTIVLPLYITSSFGVSLH; via the exons ATGGTCATTAAAGTTTTCCTCGCCTCTTCCTCTGGGTCAACAGCG ATAAAGAAGAAGCAGCAAGATGTGGTCGCCTTCCTGGAGGCTCTGAAAGTGGAGTACGCTGAGCTGGACATCGCCTGCAACGAGCAGAACCGCATGTGGATGAGGGAAAACGTCCCCGAAGAGAAGAAGCCCGCCAACGGCATCCCACTCCCTCCGCAGATTTTCAACGAGGAGAGCTACTGTGGG GATTATGACACATTCTTCGATGCCAAGGAGGACAACGCGGTGTTTACCTTCCTTGGGTTGCCCCCTCCTCCTGGCTCAAAG GAAGCATTGCAGGCTGAGAAGGAGCACATTGTGCAGAACGGGACCCATGCAGAGGACCACCCTGACGACTCAGCA AAGCATAATGGGGATGcgcaaggagaggaggaggaggggcaggCAGGGGACGAGGAGGAAGGAGAGGGTGGAGAAGCAGACGATGAAGCCGCCGAAGTAGAAACATCACGGGGAGAGCAcctggcagaggaggaggaggaggagaaggaggcagaggaagaaACAGACGAGGTCACAGAAGAATTACAGTGTTACAGTAATTGCCACATAACTCAAGTCCCGCCCCCTCATCAGTGTTCCACCTCCATAACCCTGGAGCGTTTGAATCTCACTCTCTCCTGCGCCTTCTTGTCATTCAGAGAATGCCCGACTTTAACTTCTTCTTCTACTTCTCATTTACCTACCATCGTCCTCCCACTTTACATCACCTCATCCTTTGGTGTCTCCCTCCACTAA
- the sh3bgr gene encoding SH3 domain-binding glutamic acid-rich protein isoform X7, which yields MVIKVFLASSSGSTAIKKKQQDVVAFLEALKVEYAELDIACNEQNRMWMRENVPEEKKPANGIPLPPQIFNEESYCGDYDTFFDAKEDNAVFTFLGLPPPPGSKEAQEEEDEEHEEEDLHSEEEEELQELEAEEEAE from the exons ATGGTCATTAAAGTTTTCCTCGCCTCTTCCTCTGGGTCAACAGCG ATAAAGAAGAAGCAGCAAGATGTGGTCGCCTTCCTGGAGGCTCTGAAAGTGGAGTACGCTGAGCTGGACATCGCCTGCAACGAGCAGAACCGCATGTGGATGAGGGAAAACGTCCCCGAAGAGAAGAAGCCCGCCAACGGCATCCCACTCCCTCCGCAGATTTTCAACGAGGAGAGCTACTGTGGG GATTATGACACATTCTTCGATGCCAAGGAGGACAACGCGGTGTTTACCTTCCTTGGGTTGCCCCCTCCTCCTGGCTCAAAG GAGGCACAGGAagaagaggatgaagagcat GAGGAAGAGGATTTGCACTCAGAG GAAGAAGAAGAGCTACAAGAGCTTGAG gctgaagaggaggctGAGTAA